A genomic stretch from Onychostoma macrolepis isolate SWU-2019 chromosome 02, ASM1243209v1, whole genome shotgun sequence includes:
- the slc35a3b gene encoding solute carrier family 35 member A3b isoform X1 yields MSSTSSRLKYVSLGVLVLQTTSLVLTMRYSRTLQSDGPRYLASSAVVCSEVLKIAACTLLVFREHSFSVRALNRVLKEEIISKPLLTLKLAIPSGIYTLQNNLLYVALSNLDAATYQVTYQLKILTTALFSVSMLGKRLGIYQWLSLVVLMTGIALVQWPTEVTSSTKQEDLTAGSQLMGLLAVLVACFSSGFAGVYFEKILKESKQSVWIRNIQLGLFGLIFGLGGVFAYDGERVQENGLFQGYNGVTWTVVALQALGGLVIAAVIKYADNILKGFATSISIILSTLISYFLLEDFDPTSVFFLGAMLVIAATFLYGYESTPAVNPSKV; encoded by the exons ATGTCGTCCACCTCATCACGACTGAAGTATGTTTCTCTGGGAGTACTGGTGCTGCAGACCACCTCCTTGGTGCTGACAATGCGTTACTCGCGTACGCTGCAGTCCGACGGGCCGCGCTACCTGGCGTCGTCTGCCGTAGTGTGCTCTGAAGTCCTGAAGATTGCTGCATGCACGCTGCTTGTCTTCAGAGAACACA GTTTCAGTGTTCGTGCACTGAATCGGGTGTTGAAGGAGGAAATAATCAGCAAGCCTCTGCTGACGCTGAAGTTGGCCATTCCCTCAGGTATCTACACCCTGCAGAACAACCTGCTCTATGTGGCTCTGTCAAATCTAGATGCAGCTACCTACCAG GTTACGTATCAGCTGAAAATCCTCACTACAGCCCTGTTCTCCGTGTCCATGTTGGGCAAAAGACTGGGCATTTACCAGTGGCTCTCACTAGTCGTTCTGATGACTGGAATTGCACTTGTCCAG TGGCCAACTGAAGTTACCTCAAGCACCAAGCAGGAGGATCTAACTGCCGGTTCTCAGTTGATGGGTCTGCTGGCTGTGCTTGTGGCCTGCTTCTCCAGCGGATTTGCTGGCGTGTATTTTGAAAAGATCCTCAAAGAGAGCAAGCAGAGTGTCTGGATCCGTAATATTCAGCTAG GTTTATTTGGACTGATTTTTGGACTTGGGGGAGTGTTTGCGTACGACGGAGAAAGAGTGCAGGAGAATGGACTCTTTCAAGGGTACAATGGTGTGACGTGGACTGTGGTGGCTCTTCAG GCTTTGGGTGGGTTAGTCATTGCAGCTGTCATCAAATATGCAGATAACATCCTGAAGGGCTTTGCCACATCCATCTCAATCATTCTGTCCACCCTCATCTCTTATTTCTTGTTGGAAGATTTTGACCCTACTAG tgtgtttttcCTGGGTGCGATGCTGGTTATCGCTGCTACGTTTCTCTACGGGTATGAGAGCACACCTGCGGTCAACCCTAGTAAAGTATAG
- the slc35a3b gene encoding solute carrier family 35 member A3b isoform X2 produces the protein MSSTSSRLKYVSLGVLVLQTTSLVLTMRYSRTLQSDGPRYLASSAVVCSEVLKIAACTLLVFREHSFSVRALNRVLKEEIISKPLLTLKLAIPSGIYTLQNNLLYVALSNLDAATYQVTYQLKILTTALFSVSMLGKRLGIYQWLSLVVLMTGIALVQWPTEVTSSTKQEDLTAGSQLMGLLAVLVACFSSGFAGVYFEKILKESKQSVWIRNIQLGLFGLIFGLGGVFAYDGERVQENGLFQGYNGVTWTVVALQCVFPGCDAGYRCYVSLRV, from the exons ATGTCGTCCACCTCATCACGACTGAAGTATGTTTCTCTGGGAGTACTGGTGCTGCAGACCACCTCCTTGGTGCTGACAATGCGTTACTCGCGTACGCTGCAGTCCGACGGGCCGCGCTACCTGGCGTCGTCTGCCGTAGTGTGCTCTGAAGTCCTGAAGATTGCTGCATGCACGCTGCTTGTCTTCAGAGAACACA GTTTCAGTGTTCGTGCACTGAATCGGGTGTTGAAGGAGGAAATAATCAGCAAGCCTCTGCTGACGCTGAAGTTGGCCATTCCCTCAGGTATCTACACCCTGCAGAACAACCTGCTCTATGTGGCTCTGTCAAATCTAGATGCAGCTACCTACCAG GTTACGTATCAGCTGAAAATCCTCACTACAGCCCTGTTCTCCGTGTCCATGTTGGGCAAAAGACTGGGCATTTACCAGTGGCTCTCACTAGTCGTTCTGATGACTGGAATTGCACTTGTCCAG TGGCCAACTGAAGTTACCTCAAGCACCAAGCAGGAGGATCTAACTGCCGGTTCTCAGTTGATGGGTCTGCTGGCTGTGCTTGTGGCCTGCTTCTCCAGCGGATTTGCTGGCGTGTATTTTGAAAAGATCCTCAAAGAGAGCAAGCAGAGTGTCTGGATCCGTAATATTCAGCTAG GTTTATTTGGACTGATTTTTGGACTTGGGGGAGTGTTTGCGTACGACGGAGAAAGAGTGCAGGAGAATGGACTCTTTCAAGGGTACAATGGTGTGACGTGGACTGTGGTGGCTCTTCAG tgtgtttttcCTGGGTGCGATGCTGGTTATCGCTGCTACGTTTCTCTACGGGTATGA
- the imp3 gene encoding U3 small nucleolar ribonucleoprotein protein IMP3, with product MVRKLKFHEQKLLKKVDFINWEVDNNLHEVKVLRKYHIDKREDYTKYNKLSRNIRELAQKIRDLDEKDGFRAQSTALFLEKLYSVGLIPTKQNLSLANEVCASAFCRRRLPTIMLKLRMAQNLKTAITFIEQGHIRVGPEIVTDPAFLVTRSMEDFVTWVDSSKIKQHVMNYNEERDDFDLIV from the exons ATGGTTCGTAAATTGAAATTTCACGAGCAGAAACTCTTGAAGAAAGTTGATTTTATTAACTGGGAGGTTGACAACAATTTACACGAGGTTAAAGTGTTGAGAAAATATCATATTGATAAGAGGGAAGATTACACTAA ATACAACAAACTTAGTCGAAATATCAGAGAATTGGCACAGAAAATACGGGACTTGGACGAAAAGGATGGTTTCAGAGCTCAAAGCACAGCCCTTTTCTTGGAAAAACT ttataGTGTCGGTTTGATCCCCACTAAACAGAACCTCTCTCTTGCGAATGAAGTCTGTGCTTCTGCCTTCTGCAG GAGACGACTTCCCACAATCATGCTGAAACTGCGTATGGCTCAGAACCTGAAAACTGCCATAACCTTCATCGAGCAAGGCC ATATTCGTGTTGGGCCTGAGATTGTCACTGATCCCGCTTTTCTCGTAACAAG GAGTATGGAAGACTTTGTCACATGGGTGGATTCATCCAAGATCAAACAACATGTCATGAACTACAATGAGGAG cGAGATGACTTTGACCTCATTGTCTAA
- the sec22ba gene encoding vesicle-trafficking protein SEC22b-A — protein MVLLTMIVRVADSLPLAASMQEDEQSGRDLQKYQSQAKQLCRKLNDQSPARCTLEAGAMAFHYVIEKGVCYLALCEAGFSKKLAFAYLEDLEGEFSEQYGTKVPSVSRPYFFIEFDTYIQKTKKSYIDSRARRNLGNINSELHDVQRIMVANIEEVLQRGEALSALDTKASNLSNLSKKYRSDAKYLNTRSTYAKVAAGAVILITLIVYVRFWWL, from the exons ATGGTGCTGCTGACGATGATTGTTCGTGTCGCGGACAGCCTGCCGCTCGCCGCGTCGATGCAGGAGGACGAGCAG TCAGGACGAGACTTACAGAAGTATCAGAGTCAAGCCAAGCAGCTCTGCAGAAAACTCAACGACCAGAGTCCCGCGCGCTGCACGCTGGAGGCAGGAGCCATGGCCTTTCA CTACGTCATTGAGAAAGGAGTGTGTTACTTGGCCTTGTGTGAAGCAGGATTTTCCAAGAAACTGGCGTTTGCCTATCTGGAGGATCTGGAGGGAGAATTCAGTGAGCAGTACGGGACTAAAGTCCCTTCAGTGTCACGGCCGTACTTTTTTATCGAATTTG ACACATATATTCAGAAAACCAAAAAGTCTTACATCGACAGCAGAGCACGAAGAAACCTGGGCAACATCAATTCAGAGTTACACGATGTGCAAAGGATCATGGTTGCTAATATCGAGGAAGTGCTCCAGCGTGGAGAAGCGTTATCTG CTTTGGATACCAAAGCTAGTAATCTGTCCAACCTGTCGAAGAAGTACCGCAGCGATGCCAAGTACCTCAACACTCGGTCCACGTATGCTAAAGTGGCGGCCGGCGCTGTGATTTTAATCACACTCATTGTTTATGTGCGCTTCTGGTGGCTGTGA